From the Psychrilyobacter piezotolerans genome, one window contains:
- a CDS encoding FtsB family cell division protein, whose product MKRINGFFLFIVLGILGVFLYIPRIYQGYRTLHRLQDELKATTIESEKLHCEMEDLSLQLDNFNNLYYIEKFARDKLGMKKKNETIYRVIYEEEQD is encoded by the coding sequence ATGAAAAGAATTAATGGATTTTTCCTATTCATTGTCCTTGGAATATTGGGAGTCTTTCTCTATATCCCTAGGATTTACCAGGGTTACCGAACACTGCATCGTCTGCAGGATGAATTAAAAGCTACAACTATTGAATCTGAAAAATTACATTGTGAGATGGAAGACCTGAGTCTCCAATTGGATAATTTTAATAATCTGTATTATATTGAAAAATTTGCAAGAGATAAACTAGGTATGAAGAAAAAGAATGAAACTATCTATAGAGTTATATACGAGGAGGAACAAGATTAA
- a CDS encoding ArsR/SmtB family transcription factor, with the protein MDVCRCISINETRVDKAKKTLESLPSLDQTAKFFKILGDGTRFKIITVLLEGEMCVCDIATTLNMTHSSISHQLKILRENRVLKNRKDGKIVYYSLNDSHVKNIILQGLEHHNH; encoded by the coding sequence ATGGATGTCTGTAGATGTATCTCCATCAATGAAACCAGGGTAGATAAGGCTAAAAAAACACTGGAAAGTCTTCCCTCTCTAGACCAGACTGCTAAATTTTTTAAAATTTTAGGGGATGGGACAAGGTTTAAAATTATTACTGTTCTTTTAGAGGGAGAGATGTGTGTGTGTGATATTGCAACCACTCTGAATATGACCCACTCCTCCATCTCCCATCAATTAAAGATTTTAAGGGAAAACAGAGTTCTTAAAAATAGAAAAGATGGGAAGATCGTATATTATTCCTTAAATGATAGTCATGTTAAAAATATCATCCTACAGGGATTGGAACATCATAATCATTAA
- the nrdR gene encoding transcriptional regulator NrdR: MECPYCGAMDTKVIDSRPHSIDNSIKRRRECVVCCKRFTTYEKIEPIPIFVVKKNKIKEVFNRDKLLKGLERAVIKRNVNLEALERFVGEVEDTIRKTNHLEIESTELGELVMEKLKKLDEIAYIRFASVYKDFSDVKSFIKEIEGMVDSD; encoded by the coding sequence ATGGAATGTCCTTACTGTGGTGCTATGGATACTAAGGTTATTGATAGTAGACCCCATAGCATAGATAACTCTATAAAAAGAAGAAGGGAATGTGTCGTTTGTTGTAAAAGATTCACTACCTATGAAAAAATAGAACCCATTCCTATTTTTGTAGTTAAAAAAAATAAGATTAAGGAAGTTTTCAATAGAGATAAACTTTTAAAGGGGCTTGAAAGAGCTGTCATCAAAAGAAATGTCAACCTGGAAGCCTTGGAAAGGTTTGTGGGAGAAGTTGAAGATACCATCAGAAAAACTAACCACCTGGAAATTGAAAGTACCGAACTAGGGGAACTGGTTATGGAAAAATTAAAAAAATTAGATGAGATTGCATATATCCGATTTGCCTCTGTATATAAAGATTTTTCCGATGTAAAATCATTCATAAAAGAGATTGAGGGGATGGTTGACAGTGATTAA
- the recO gene encoding DNA repair protein RecO: MKLLKTDGIVIKKIDHSEADRSLTLFTKNFGKINLNISGIRKSKKRHLNGADLLGISNFIFYKKDDYYILSSFELNETFFNLRKDLEKLNISFHILEILNSILVENETRIGLYKLLLNSFRFLDKNNKPIKDYLLLGYFLALLIKGEGIMFNIKDGLYFDIENSIIDNVPTSNRLTEIQKIMIIHLFDEKINDIVSLDPSIDDVKNIISLLEDYMNYHLNLKINFKEFF, from the coding sequence ATGAAATTATTAAAAACTGATGGTATAGTAATAAAAAAAATTGATCACTCTGAAGCTGACAGGTCATTGACATTGTTTACTAAAAATTTTGGTAAGATCAATCTCAATATTAGCGGTATCAGAAAATCCAAAAAAAGACATCTCAATGGAGCCGACCTATTGGGGATCTCCAACTTTATATTTTATAAAAAAGATGATTACTATATCTTAAGTTCCTTTGAATTAAATGAAACTTTTTTCAACCTTAGGAAAGATCTTGAAAAGTTGAATATTTCTTTTCATATCTTAGAAATTTTAAACTCCATCTTAGTTGAAAATGAAACACGGATAGGTTTATATAAATTACTTTTGAACTCCTTTCGGTTTTTGGATAAAAATAATAAGCCTATCAAAGATTATCTCCTTTTGGGATATTTTTTAGCTCTCCTTATCAAGGGAGAAGGGATTATGTTCAATATAAAAGATGGACTGTATTTTGATATAGAAAATTCCATAATAGATAATGTACCAACCTCCAATAGATTAACTGAGATTCAAAAAATTATGATCATACACTTATTTGATGAAAAGATAAACGATATAGTTTCTCTAGACCCTTCTATAGATGATGTTAAAAACATAATTTCACTCTTGGAGGATTATATGAACTACCATTTAAATTTAAAAATAAATTTTAAAGAATTTTTTTAG
- the glpX gene encoding class II fructose-bisphosphatase, which translates to MKRELAIEFARVTEAAALAAHKWVGRGDKEAADQAAVDAMRTMLNKIHINGEIVIGEGEIDEAPMLYIGEKVGLRKDLDIAVDIAVDPVEGTRMTAQGQGNALAVMAIGNKDSFLKAPDMYMEKLIVGPDARGAIDLNLPLLDNVTNVAKALDKSLDELVMVILDKPRHHKVIKDLQQMGVRIFAIPDGDVAGSILTAIIDSDADMLYGIGGAPEGVISAAVIKALGGDMQARLKLRNEVKGISLENDKISNFEKSRCEEMGIDISNVFTIDDLVKDDEVIFAATGITDGDLLTGVSRKKNIARTQTLLIRGKTKTIRYINSVHNLDFKDEDLKGLIK; encoded by the coding sequence ATGAAAAGAGAACTAGCTATCGAATTTGCAAGGGTAACTGAGGCTGCGGCATTAGCAGCACACAAATGGGTCGGTAGAGGTGACAAGGAAGCAGCCGATCAAGCAGCTGTTGACGCTATGAGAACTATGTTAAATAAGATCCATATCAACGGGGAGATAGTTATTGGAGAGGGTGAAATTGATGAAGCTCCTATGCTGTACATAGGTGAAAAAGTTGGTCTGAGAAAAGATCTGGATATCGCCGTGGATATCGCCGTAGATCCTGTGGAGGGTACTCGTATGACTGCCCAAGGTCAGGGGAATGCCCTGGCTGTTATGGCTATCGGAAATAAAGATAGTTTTTTAAAGGCTCCGGATATGTATATGGAAAAATTAATCGTAGGACCTGATGCTCGTGGAGCTATCGACCTTAATTTACCTCTTTTAGACAACGTAACTAACGTAGCTAAGGCTTTAGATAAATCTTTAGATGAATTAGTTATGGTTATCTTGGATAAACCTAGACATCATAAGGTCATCAAGGATCTGCAGCAAATGGGTGTTAGAATATTTGCTATCCCTGACGGGGATGTAGCTGGTTCTATCCTTACTGCTATTATTGATTCTGATGCAGATATGTTATATGGAATAGGTGGAGCACCTGAAGGTGTCATCTCTGCTGCAGTTATCAAAGCTCTTGGCGGAGATATGCAGGCCAGATTAAAGTTAAGAAATGAAGTAAAGGGGATCTCTTTAGAAAATGATAAGATTTCCAACTTTGAAAAATCCAGATGTGAAGAGATGGGGATAGATATTTCCAATGTTTTCACTATTGATGATCTGGTTAAAGATGACGAGGTTATCTTTGCTGCTACAGGGATCACCGATGGAGACCTTTTGACAGGAGTCAGTAGAAAGAAAAATATAGCTAGAACTCAGACTCTGTTAATCAGAGGAAAAACTAAAACTATCAGATATATCAATTCAGTTCATAATTTGGATTTTAAAGATGAAGATTTAAAAGGACTTATAAAGTAA
- a CDS encoding sensor histidine kinase, with the protein MTRSKIKIFKSYLLLLGGSLIPLFLFISFFYQFNISQNIEKMKSEKKMILNLIKKDIEREFVDYIDDVRFLSETPQLRSLLYRRSNLKENQDYLKSYLKIKSKYFAGYVRNNRNHVVIEEYHNNGYIKFPEQFLTKNPKKITFSKLGKYKNNFIVNITAPIYGENDAPLGTISLYGKQGWIDGILEKYRSINLIADGDFYWLSLDNNNKIDEFQKTEILKQGNFLPINSNSGSVLSKDVLFTFDTIDFKELFPQLDFSENTESTWRLIVKVPETEIIAMKKHFLDGYRLLSLFIFFFLSIIIWVILKETNKRKFYENKLESQNQKLIENNRTKDKFISILAHDLKSPFTGITGIFNILTRKYDFYDETKKKKLIYSINDSIQGINALLINLLEWSKIQRGHVIPSPIKVKINDLTGSAYQVLKLNLESKNIKFSNNISDKHFIWADKNMIDAVFRNILSNAIKFTPNSGKIELYSERKDKFILIYIKDNGVGMNLDIQSKLFKLDQHLTTLGTENEKGTGLGLIITKEFIHLNRGSLEVDSIKDQGTTFIIKLPAYREI; encoded by the coding sequence ATGACTAGATCAAAAATTAAAATATTTAAGTCTTACCTGCTTTTGCTGGGAGGAAGCCTCATTCCTCTTTTTTTATTTATCTCTTTTTTTTATCAATTCAATATATCTCAAAATATAGAAAAAATGAAATCAGAGAAAAAAATGATTTTAAATTTAATAAAAAAAGATATAGAGAGAGAATTTGTTGACTATATAGATGATGTCCGTTTTTTATCTGAGACTCCCCAGCTGAGATCACTTCTGTATAGAAGATCTAATTTGAAGGAAAATCAGGATTATTTAAAAAGTTATCTGAAAATTAAAAGTAAGTATTTTGCAGGATATGTAAGAAATAACAGAAATCATGTGGTCATTGAAGAATATCATAACAATGGGTATATCAAATTTCCTGAACAATTTCTAACAAAAAATCCTAAAAAAATCACATTTTCTAAATTAGGAAAATATAAAAACAATTTTATAGTTAATATTACGGCACCTATCTATGGGGAAAATGATGCTCCTTTAGGTACAATCTCCCTCTATGGAAAACAAGGTTGGATAGATGGTATTTTAGAGAAGTACCGATCCATAAATTTGATCGCTGATGGTGATTTTTATTGGTTGAGCCTGGATAATAATAATAAAATTGATGAATTTCAAAAAACAGAGATCTTAAAACAGGGAAATTTTCTCCCTATAAATTCCAATAGCGGCTCCGTTCTCAGTAAAGATGTTTTATTTACTTTTGATACAATAGATTTTAAAGAACTTTTTCCTCAATTAGATTTTAGTGAAAATACAGAATCTACCTGGAGATTGATTGTTAAAGTCCCTGAAACTGAGATAATTGCCATGAAAAAACATTTTTTAGACGGGTATAGATTACTCAGTTTATTTATTTTTTTCTTCCTATCAATTATTATATGGGTTATTTTAAAAGAAACCAATAAACGTAAATTTTATGAAAATAAACTGGAATCACAAAATCAAAAACTAATAGAAAATAACAGAACTAAAGATAAATTTATATCTATATTGGCTCACGACCTAAAAAGTCCATTTACTGGAATTACCGGGATTTTCAATATTTTAACTAGAAAATATGATTTTTATGATGAGACAAAGAAAAAAAAATTAATCTATTCTATCAACGATTCTATACAGGGAATAAATGCTCTTTTGATAAATTTATTGGAGTGGTCTAAAATACAGAGGGGACATGTGATACCTTCTCCTATAAAAGTTAAGATAAATGACCTCACTGGTTCAGCATACCAGGTTTTAAAATTAAATTTAGAGTCTAAAAATATTAAATTTTCAAACAATATCTCAGATAAACATTTTATTTGGGCTGATAAAAATATGATAGATGCTGTTTTTCGTAATATTCTTTCCAATGCCATAAAGTTTACTCCTAATTCTGGAAAGATTGAACTTTACAGTGAACGAAAAGATAAGTTTATTCTTATATATATCAAAGATAATGGGGTAGGAATGAATTTAGATATTCAATCTAAGTTATTTAAACTCGATCAGCATTTGACTACTCTGGGAACTGAAAATGAGAAGGGAACCGGCTTAGGGCTTATTATTACAAAAGAATTTATCCACCTTAACAGGGGAAGTTTAGAAGTAGATTCTATAAAGGATCAGGGAACTACTTTTATTATCAAGCTCCCGGCATATAGGGAGATATGA
- a CDS encoding PTS sugar transporter subunit IIA: MNIAKITDYITLDMISLDLKAKNKKEALLELSQLLGASDSIDDPKVIESALIEREKLGSTGIGKGVAIPHAKTNFAKKLTIAFGRCNEGINFESLDSQDVKLFFVFASPLSDSIVYLKILARISRLIRNENFRNKLLNATNPQEILNIISSEEG; encoded by the coding sequence ATGAATATTGCAAAAATAACAGATTATATAACTTTGGATATGATTTCCCTTGATTTAAAAGCTAAAAATAAAAAAGAAGCTCTTTTGGAGTTATCGCAGCTGCTTGGAGCATCGGACTCTATCGATGATCCCAAAGTTATCGAATCAGCTCTTATTGAAAGGGAAAAATTAGGCAGTACTGGAATTGGTAAAGGTGTGGCCATTCCCCATGCTAAAACTAATTTTGCTAAAAAATTAACTATTGCTTTTGGAAGGTGCAATGAAGGGATTAACTTTGAATCTTTAGATAGTCAGGATGTTAAGTTGTTTTTTGTATTTGCTTCACCACTAAGTGACAGCATTGTATACCTTAAAATCTTAGCTAGAATTTCAAGATTGATCAGAAATGAAAATTTTAGAAATAAGCTGCTAAATGCAACGAACCCGCAAGAAATTTTAAATATCATAAGTTCAGAAGAGGGGTAA
- a CDS encoding DUF368 domain-containing protein yields MIKNIISGAFIGVANIIPGVSGGTVALLLGVYEKLTESVGEFFTAPKEKKMEFIKFLSQIFIGVVIGLLVFAKVIGFLYANYREGTSFFFLGLIVASLPLVLTHRDNKQIDKHGKLWFLFGLLLMIGFTLLQSFYGNGETSSSLYRLTGGYIIKLILAGTLAGGAMVIPGISGSLLLVMMGEYYNILGFVNNRMILPVALVGLGALIGIVGFARIIDKLLKSHRDNTLYFIIGLIVASLVEIWPGFTLTLSNGITNIVIFGLGIYIVKLMKKLEGNK; encoded by the coding sequence GTGATTAAAAATATAATCAGTGGTGCTTTTATCGGGGTAGCTAATATTATTCCCGGGGTTTCCGGCGGAACTGTTGCTCTGCTTTTGGGAGTCTATGAAAAACTTACAGAATCTGTAGGAGAATTTTTCACTGCTCCTAAAGAAAAAAAGATGGAATTTATTAAATTTTTATCGCAGATATTTATAGGAGTTGTCATCGGCCTCCTTGTATTTGCCAAGGTCATAGGTTTTCTCTATGCTAACTATAGGGAAGGTACCAGCTTTTTCTTTTTAGGACTTATAGTAGCATCCCTGCCGCTAGTTTTAACCCATAGAGATAATAAACAAATAGATAAACATGGAAAACTGTGGTTTTTATTTGGATTACTTCTGATGATCGGCTTTACTCTCCTCCAGTCTTTTTATGGTAATGGCGAAACTTCCAGCAGCTTATATAGGTTGACTGGAGGATATATCATAAAATTAATCCTGGCCGGGACTTTGGCTGGCGGAGCTATGGTTATCCCTGGAATCTCCGGATCCCTCCTGCTGGTCATGATGGGAGAGTACTATAATATTCTAGGATTTGTAAATAACCGGATGATACTGCCGGTTGCCTTGGTAGGCCTTGGTGCCCTTATAGGTATTGTTGGCTTTGCCAGAATTATAGACAAACTTTTAAAATCCCATAGGGATAATACTCTTTATTTTATAATCGGTCTTATTGTGGCTTCCCTTGTGGAGATCTGGCCTGGATTTACTCTGACTTTATCTAACGGCATTACAAATATTGTAATTTTTGGTTTAGGAATATATATAGTTAAATTAATGAAAAAATTAGAAGGTAATAAATAA
- a CDS encoding LolA family protein yields the protein MKKLMLYFFIFSLSLFAENKNDFNKINTFKAVIIENSHLNNRTKTKEYEVLADLPDKLIKKMISPSINKGEIYLYNGSDKTMYYPLLEQTIDQKINEDENYTLKIIRDLKSYDGNVNFRVIKSDNQIQKIIYNDGITIKFESFSKINGINFPTHVKILDENIEVSELIIKDIEINIPVSEKDFSLDEIIKN from the coding sequence ATGAAAAAATTAATGCTTTATTTTTTTATATTCAGCCTGAGTTTATTTGCTGAAAATAAAAATGATTTTAATAAAATTAATACTTTTAAAGCTGTAATTATTGAAAACAGCCATTTAAATAACCGGACGAAAACAAAGGAATATGAAGTTTTAGCCGATCTGCCAGATAAACTCATAAAAAAAATGATTTCTCCTTCCATAAATAAAGGGGAAATTTATCTATATAATGGGTCTGATAAAACCATGTATTACCCTCTTTTAGAACAGACAATAGATCAGAAAATAAACGAAGATGAAAATTACACCCTGAAAATTATTCGTGACCTTAAATCATATGATGGGAATGTAAACTTTAGGGTGATAAAATCTGACAATCAAATCCAAAAAATCATCTACAATGATGGAATAACCATAAAATTTGAATCTTTTTCAAAAATAAATGGGATTAATTTCCCAACACATGTTAAAATATTAGATGAAAATATTGAAGTTTCAGAACTAATAATTAAAGATATCGAAATAAATATTCCTGTATCTGAAAAGGACTTTTCCCTCGATGAAATTATTAAAAACTGA